A region of Elusimicrobiota bacterium DNA encodes the following proteins:
- the rho gene encoding transcription termination factor Rho: protein MDHHTHPHPHPHSNPTPPVTPAGSNSTGASQKILKAAMLSRAPMGELMKLAEDLKVSISGMRRQEIIARVLEAQARESGELVRQGVLEILQDGFGFLRSPDYNYLSGPDDIYISPSQIKRFALRKGDTVAGQVRPPKDQERFFALLQVHTINGDPVEKSIHRPLFDNLTPLYPQNRINLETKKDEINTRVLNLVAPIGKGQRGLIVAAPRTGKTIFLQKIANAVSENHPEVDLIVLLIDERPEEVTDMQRSVKGEVISSTFDEPADRHVQVAEMVIEKAKRQTECGKDVVILLDSITRLARAYNTVTPSSGRVLSGGLDSNALQRPKRFFGAARNIEEGGSLTIVATALVETGSRMDDVIFEEFKGTGNMEVYLDRKLADRRVFPAIDMHRSGTRKEELLLTPDELNKVWVLRKVLSTMTPVDAMELLIEKVSATKSNKDFLRAMEVSSINK from the coding sequence ATGGACCATCACACCCATCCTCACCCGCATCCCCATTCAAATCCAACCCCGCCCGTCACTCCCGCCGGGAGCAACTCAACGGGGGCCTCCCAGAAAATCCTCAAGGCGGCCATGCTCTCCCGGGCGCCCATGGGGGAACTGATGAAATTGGCGGAGGATCTCAAAGTCTCGATTTCGGGCATGCGCCGCCAGGAAATCATCGCGCGGGTGCTGGAAGCCCAGGCCCGGGAATCCGGGGAATTGGTGCGCCAGGGGGTTTTGGAAATTTTGCAGGACGGTTTCGGCTTTTTGCGTAGTCCGGACTACAATTACCTTTCGGGACCGGACGACATTTATATCAGCCCATCCCAGATCAAGCGGTTCGCCTTGAGAAAAGGAGACACCGTGGCCGGCCAGGTCCGGCCGCCCAAGGACCAGGAACGCTTTTTCGCTCTCCTGCAGGTCCACACCATCAACGGGGATCCAGTGGAGAAGTCCATCCATCGGCCGCTTTTCGACAACCTGACGCCCCTCTATCCCCAAAACCGCATTAATTTGGAGACCAAAAAGGACGAAATCAACACCCGCGTCCTGAACTTGGTGGCCCCCATCGGAAAGGGCCAGCGCGGCCTGATCGTGGCGGCTCCCCGCACCGGCAAGACGATATTCTTACAGAAAATCGCCAACGCGGTTTCGGAAAACCATCCCGAGGTGGATTTGATCGTCCTTCTCATCGATGAGCGGCCGGAGGAAGTGACGGACATGCAGAGGTCCGTTAAAGGCGAGGTCATCAGTTCCACGTTCGATGAGCCGGCCGATCGCCACGTCCAGGTGGCCGAAATGGTGATCGAAAAGGCCAAACGCCAGACGGAGTGCGGCAAGGACGTCGTGATCCTTTTGGATTCCATCACCCGGCTCGCCCGGGCCTACAACACGGTGACGCCGTCCTCGGGACGCGTCCTCTCGGGCGGTTTGGATTCGAACGCGCTCCAGCGGCCCAAACGTTTTTTCGGCGCCGCGCGGAACATCGAGGAAGGCGGCAGTCTCACCATTGTGGCCACTGCCCTGGTGGAGACCGGAAGCCGGATGGACGACGTGATCTTCGAGGAATTTAAGGGCACGGGGAACATGGAAGTGTACCTCGATCGGAAACTCGCCGACCGCCGCGTTTTCCCGGCCATCGACATGCACCGTTCGGGCACCCGAAAAGAGGAACTGTTGTTGACGCCCGACGAACTCAACAAGGTATGGGTCCTCCGAAAAGTCCTCTCCACCATGACGCCCGTGGACGCCATGGAACTCCTGATCGAGAAAGTCTCCGCCACCAAGTCCAACAAAGACTTTCTCCGCGCCATGGAAGTTTCCAGCATCAACAAATAA
- a CDS encoding M23 family metallopeptidase has translation MKRPTDLLLLVIVLAAVLVGSLAPLGGAAFQFSAGPLPAFSESLLLSAGPAATGPAPEIFRSLGTLGRVVVGQYEVRRNDTLASLSKTFGSAPDFIRSTNHLGSVNLSPGKTLLVHNGLGMLYQVREKSGRPESIQEIAKKYNLSAVEIARANRLPGVALLSDRWLDPGRVIFLPSVRLRFTDYLLPVAWVPGERMISSGFGYRRHPILHTRRFHQGLDMPRPARSPVRAAREGTVIFAGWRGAFGRLIILKHEGGLRTWYGHLSSIDVQPGQRVAKGHFIGRVGSSGLATGPHLHFEVRDRYGNSLNPKKFLF, from the coding sequence GTGAAGAGGCCGACGGATCTATTGCTTTTGGTGATCGTCCTGGCGGCGGTGCTGGTGGGTTCCCTGGCGCCGCTCGGGGGCGCGGCGTTTCAGTTCAGCGCCGGACCGTTGCCTGCCTTTTCCGAATCCCTCCTTTTGTCGGCAGGGCCGGCCGCCACGGGCCCCGCGCCGGAGATCTTTCGGAGCCTCGGGACCCTGGGCCGCGTGGTGGTGGGCCAATACGAAGTTCGCCGCAACGACACCCTGGCCTCCCTGTCCAAAACCTTCGGTTCCGCTCCGGATTTCATCCGAAGCACCAACCATCTGGGCTCGGTCAACCTCTCTCCCGGAAAAACCCTCCTGGTCCACAACGGGCTGGGCATGCTCTACCAGGTCCGGGAAAAGAGCGGCCGACCCGAGAGCATTCAGGAAATCGCGAAGAAATACAATCTTTCCGCCGTCGAAATCGCCCGGGCGAACCGTCTTCCCGGCGTCGCCCTCTTGAGCGATCGATGGCTGGATCCCGGGCGGGTGATATTCCTGCCCAGCGTCCGATTGCGGTTCACCGACTATCTTTTGCCCGTGGCTTGGGTTCCGGGCGAACGGATGATTTCCTCCGGTTTCGGCTATCGGCGCCATCCCATTCTGCACACCCGGCGTTTCCACCAAGGGCTCGATATGCCGCGTCCGGCCCGGTCTCCGGTTCGCGCAGCTCGGGAGGGGACGGTGATTTTCGCCGGTTGGCGGGGTGCTTTCGGGCGGCTGATCATCCTCAAGCACGAGGGGGGGCTCCGGACGTGGTACGGCCATTTGTCTTCGATCGATGTCCAGCCCGGCCAACGGGTGGCGAAAGGGCATTTCATCGGCCGTGTGGGAAGTTCGGGGCTGGCCACGGGACCCCATCTCCATTTCGAGGTGCGGGACCGCTACGGGAACTCGTTAAATCCCAAAAAGTTTCTGTTTTAA
- a CDS encoding YtxH domain-containing protein produces MTEERSGGNTLAVLLIGAAVGAVAGLFLAPRSGRDTRRRLSHFLDRLEDGGKDLLDGGREVLARGKDTARKLRRTVETAARDLEDKIS; encoded by the coding sequence ATGACTGAAGAACGTTCGGGGGGGAATACGCTGGCCGTTTTGTTGATCGGGGCGGCGGTGGGGGCGGTGGCGGGCCTTTTTCTCGCGCCGCGAAGCGGCCGGGACACTCGCCGGCGCCTGTCTCATTTTTTGGATCGGTTGGAGGATGGGGGAAAAGACCTGTTGGACGGGGGCCGGGAAGTTCTGGCACGGGGAAAGGACACGGCCCGCAAACTTCGCCGGACGGTCGAGACCGCGGCCCGCGATCTCGAGGATAAGATTTCCTAG
- the prfA gene encoding peptide chain release factor 1 has product MNPAFDPIEVRYHALQERLADPVLQGTPTYNELAREYKGLELAVQKVRKVRQAEAEIQQAEGLLSSSEPDLRALAEAELKALRERVDGLSRELEDFLVPRDPRDGRDVIIEIRAGTGGDEAAIFAGDLFRMYSRYGVEHSFIVEPYASSPSGLGGFKEIVFGIKGPDAYARFKHESGVHRVQRVPDTEASGRIHTSTATVAVLPEADEVEVTVNPADLRIDTYRASGAGGQHVNKTESAIRITHLPSGIVVACQEERSQVKNRARAFSMLRAKLYQSERDRLDVERRDLRRSQVGTGERTEKIRTYNFPQDRVTDHRINQNCHNPPGIREGHMDDTHAALWDAEKKERLARVEP; this is encoded by the coding sequence GTGAATCCCGCTTTCGATCCGATCGAAGTCCGTTACCACGCCCTGCAGGAACGGTTGGCGGACCCCGTTCTTCAGGGCACTCCGACGTACAACGAGTTGGCCCGGGAATACAAGGGTTTGGAACTGGCCGTGCAGAAAGTGCGCAAGGTCCGCCAGGCTGAAGCCGAAATTCAGCAGGCGGAGGGTTTGCTCTCCTCTTCGGAACCGGACCTGAGGGCCTTGGCCGAGGCGGAGTTAAAAGCGCTCAGGGAACGGGTGGACGGTCTGTCCCGGGAGCTGGAAGATTTCTTGGTGCCCCGGGATCCCCGGGATGGACGAGACGTCATTATTGAAATTCGCGCGGGAACCGGGGGGGACGAAGCGGCGATTTTCGCGGGAGACCTTTTTCGCATGTATTCTCGATACGGGGTCGAACATTCTTTCATCGTGGAGCCCTACGCTTCCTCTCCCTCGGGGCTCGGGGGTTTCAAGGAAATCGTTTTCGGAATCAAGGGACCGGACGCCTACGCCCGCTTCAAACATGAAAGCGGGGTCCATCGGGTTCAGCGGGTTCCCGACACCGAGGCGTCCGGCCGCATCCATACCTCGACGGCCACCGTTGCCGTTCTTCCGGAGGCCGACGAGGTGGAAGTGACCGTCAACCCGGCCGACCTTCGGATCGACACCTACCGCGCCTCCGGCGCCGGGGGCCAACACGTGAACAAGACCGAGTCGGCCATCCGCATCACGCACCTTCCCTCGGGCATTGTCGTCGCCTGCCAGGAAGAGCGTAGCCAGGTGAAAAACAGGGCGCGGGCGTTTTCCATGCTCCGGGCCAAGCTTTACCAATCGGAACGGGACCGGTTGGATGTGGAGCGGCGTGACCTTCGCCGTAGCCAGGTGGGGACGGGGGAACGCACGGAGAAAATCCGAACGTATAATTTTCCCCAAGACCGCGTGACCGACCACCGCATCAATCAAAACTGTCATAACCCCCCGGGCATTCGGGAGGGGCACATGGACGACACCCACGCCGCTCTGTGGGATGCCGAAAAAAAGGAGCGGCTCGCGCGGGTCGAGCCATGA
- a CDS encoding phosphoglucomutase/phosphomannomutase family protein → MAQPIVFGTDGWRGLIARDFTFPNVRRVAEALSVVLRPRSRVAVGYDFRFLSAEFAEEAARILSARGHRVFLAKEATTSPALSFSLKGLGAAAGVMITASHNPSSYNGFKIKVPPGRSADPTFTALVESKIESEAPRPEPGPAPDAFSPREGYLAHLLSRLNPALWRGKKPPIAVDAMHGTGGPVWTALFDRLGMKGEIVRGNRDPLFGGTAPEPIEKNLAPLVDAVRRSKAALGVAVDGDADRLGIVDDTGAYLPPHTVFPLLLTHLVQNRKLKGNVVQAVSLGYLSERMAKAWGLPLTHVPVGFKYVADEMARRKTLLGGEESGGFGVGLWGLERDGILSGLLLIEMVLASGKPLSALRREMAEKFGASDFQRVDLPLRTPVPDKAAWAAAVAQRVPEKLAGRLVKEKRTADGLKIILADGAWLLLRPSGTEPLLRTYAETPDPAVTAQLLRKAQEWAGTKIGPPGS, encoded by the coding sequence ATGGCTCAACCCATCGTTTTTGGAACGGACGGCTGGCGCGGGCTCATCGCCCGGGATTTCACTTTTCCGAACGTGCGGCGGGTGGCGGAGGCCCTGTCGGTGGTTTTGCGGCCCCGGTCCCGGGTGGCCGTGGGATACGATTTCCGTTTCTTGTCGGCGGAGTTCGCGGAGGAAGCGGCACGCATTTTGTCGGCCCGGGGACACCGGGTGTTCCTTGCCAAAGAGGCCACCACCAGTCCCGCTCTTTCTTTTTCCCTGAAAGGTTTGGGCGCCGCCGCCGGCGTGATGATCACGGCCAGCCACAACCCTTCCTCCTACAATGGATTCAAGATCAAGGTCCCGCCCGGACGGTCGGCGGACCCGACCTTCACCGCGCTCGTGGAATCAAAGATCGAGTCCGAGGCCCCTCGACCGGAGCCGGGACCGGCTCCGGATGCGTTTTCCCCGAGGGAGGGCTACCTCGCCCATCTCCTGTCCCGCCTGAACCCCGCGCTGTGGCGGGGGAAGAAGCCCCCGATCGCGGTGGACGCCATGCACGGGACAGGCGGCCCCGTTTGGACCGCCCTCTTCGATCGGCTGGGGATGAAAGGGGAGATCGTGCGGGGGAATCGAGACCCGCTCTTCGGCGGGACCGCGCCGGAACCCATTGAAAAAAATCTAGCACCGCTCGTGGACGCCGTTCGGCGGAGCAAAGCGGCGCTCGGGGTGGCGGTGGACGGCGACGCAGACCGTTTGGGCATCGTCGACGACACGGGCGCTTACCTGCCCCCCCACACGGTCTTCCCTCTTCTTTTGACGCACCTGGTTCAAAACCGGAAATTGAAGGGGAACGTGGTGCAGGCGGTCTCCCTCGGCTATTTGTCGGAACGGATGGCCAAAGCCTGGGGCCTGCCGCTGACTCACGTCCCCGTGGGGTTCAAATACGTGGCGGACGAGATGGCTCGCCGCAAGACGTTGTTGGGGGGCGAGGAATCGGGCGGTTTCGGTGTCGGATTGTGGGGGTTGGAGCGGGACGGGATTCTTTCCGGCCTTCTCTTGATAGAGATGGTTCTCGCCTCCGGCAAACCGCTGTCGGCGCTCCGTCGGGAAATGGCGGAAAAGTTTGGCGCTTCGGATTTTCAACGGGTGGACCTACCCCTGCGGACGCCCGTCCCCGATAAGGCCGCCTGGGCCGCCGCCGTGGCCCAGCGCGTGCCGGAGAAGCTCGCGGGGCGGCTCGTGAAGGAAAAACGAACGGCCGATGGTTTGAAGATTATTCTGGCGGACGGCGCCTGGCTTCTCCTGCGGCCCAGCGGAACGGAACCCCTGCTTCGGACCTACGCCGAAACGCCGGATCCCGCCGTCACGGCTCAGCTTCTCCGCAAGGCCCAGGAATGGGCGGGGACGAAAATCGGGCCGCCTGGATCATGA
- a CDS encoding cyclic nucleotide-binding domain-containing protein, whose protein sequence is MDLLADQVPSRPATLVGRVGARVRASAEAFLGDPVYRQKIHFFRAIILFKDLGRWDLARLVKRMMEKTYAPGDVVFQEGHLGRAFFIVAEGRVEVLRHNPAKEGMEPVAEFGPGDFFGEMVLLDELPRSATCRAVETTRLYVLYKDHFDALRAQAPRAAGIILHALARLLSARLRRERRSFRSLAAANDPVQ, encoded by the coding sequence GTGGACCTCCTGGCGGACCAAGTCCCTTCCCGCCCGGCGACCCTGGTCGGCCGCGTGGGGGCCCGGGTTCGGGCGTCAGCCGAAGCGTTCCTCGGCGACCCGGTCTATCGCCAAAAAATCCATTTTTTCCGAGCCATCATTCTCTTTAAGGATCTGGGTCGTTGGGATTTGGCCCGATTAGTCAAACGGATGATGGAGAAGACCTACGCTCCCGGCGACGTCGTTTTCCAGGAGGGGCATTTGGGGAGGGCGTTCTTCATCGTGGCGGAAGGGCGGGTGGAGGTTCTGCGCCACAACCCGGCCAAAGAAGGTATGGAGCCCGTGGCGGAGTTCGGTCCGGGTGATTTTTTTGGCGAGATGGTTCTCTTGGATGAGTTGCCCCGCTCGGCCACCTGCCGGGCGGTGGAGACCACGCGGCTTTACGTCCTTTATAAGGACCATTTCGACGCTCTGCGCGCGCAGGCTCCTCGGGCGGCGGGGATTATCCTGCACGCGCTGGCGCGCCTTTTGTCCGCACGCCTCCGCCGGGAGCGGCGGTCTTTCCGGTCGTTGGCGGCGGCGAACGACCCCGTCCAATGA
- the prmC gene encoding peptide chain release factor N(5)-glutamine methyltransferase, producing MNVVLESIPLTVSEALLETTQSLVAAGFSNGEGEAKEMVARALGAIPKTMDLRRPDPWSAPAQKILNSLLRRRLSHVPLAHLLGEWDFLDLTLTITPDVLIPRPETEELFLLMVRIVTSSVGWGEGASQVLLDVGTGAGGLALSMARRWPKAQVVAVDLSPAVLAVARWNARRHGLESRIQFRKADLLSGVEAGTLDLVVANLPYVSTGDWAALSPEVRREPRLALDGGPDGLALIRRLIPEAAFALKVGGRLFLEVGIGQSEEAAEGMRNAGFSFVGVENDFSGIHRFVWGER from the coding sequence ATGAACGTCGTGCTGGAATCGATCCCTTTAACCGTTTCAGAGGCCCTTTTGGAGACGACCCAAAGCCTGGTCGCCGCCGGGTTCTCCAATGGAGAGGGGGAGGCCAAGGAAATGGTGGCCCGGGCCCTGGGCGCGATCCCAAAAACCATGGACCTCCGACGGCCCGACCCCTGGTCGGCGCCTGCCCAAAAGATCCTGAATTCCCTCCTCCGGAGACGCCTCTCCCACGTTCCCTTGGCCCATCTTCTGGGCGAGTGGGACTTTCTGGACCTGACCCTGACCATCACGCCCGACGTGCTGATCCCGCGCCCGGAAACCGAAGAACTCTTTTTGTTGATGGTGCGAATAGTGACCTCCTCCGTCGGATGGGGGGAGGGCGCCTCGCAGGTTTTGTTGGACGTCGGGACGGGGGCCGGCGGTCTGGCCCTTTCCATGGCCCGACGTTGGCCGAAGGCCCAGGTGGTGGCGGTGGACCTTTCGCCGGCCGTCTTGGCCGTGGCCCGGTGGAACGCGCGGCGGCATGGCTTGGAGTCTCGAATCCAGTTTCGAAAAGCGGACCTTTTGTCGGGAGTGGAGGCCGGGACGCTCGATTTGGTGGTGGCCAATTTGCCCTACGTTTCTACGGGAGATTGGGCCGCCCTGTCGCCGGAAGTCCGCCGGGAACCGCGGCTCGCGTTGGACGGCGGCCCGGACGGCCTCGCCTTGATCCGCCGGTTGATTCCTGAGGCGGCGTTCGCGCTCAAGGTGGGAGGCCGGTTGTTCTTGGAGGTTGGGATCGGCCAGTCGGAGGAAGCGGCGGAGGGAATGCGGAACGCGGGTTTTTCTTTCGTTGGGGTGGAGAATGATTTTTCCGGGATCCATCGGTTTGTGTGGGGGGAGCGATGA
- a CDS encoding AI-2E family transporter — protein sequence MNDRRQEGGRFSAPVSGGAALFLLALAGWFLYGVRAVLTPFVFAAILAYLLNPLVSFLETRGVRREKAVLVLFIGLLAAATGLAYWGLVALWQDLPDLRASWPTYMGRAEEAMRKIQASLEFEWPYFQRTKILERTITDSMAWVQLNLWHSPTVVTSVLVFLVNVFLAPFIAFFFLRGGSRAAQMALDACPGSWVERFLSLLNKFGEVLGNYTRGVIFESFLVGVLSVAGLQWLGLNYAALIGISTGVANMIPFFGPVLGGALGVAAAVFQFSNMTVALRVVVLFIVVHYIDSWILQPLIMKRAVNLNPVTVVFALMCGAKLGGVWGLVFAVPVAGLVKEASAVFYVWYRAERGLIVPSKDIALAAAKPWIV from the coding sequence ATGAACGACCGCCGACAAGAGGGCGGACGGTTTTCCGCCCCTGTGTCGGGCGGGGCGGCCCTGTTCCTGCTGGCGTTGGCCGGCTGGTTCCTCTATGGGGTTCGGGCGGTCCTGACGCCCTTTGTTTTCGCCGCCATCCTCGCCTACCTCCTGAACCCCTTGGTGTCATTCTTAGAAACCCGCGGCGTTCGCCGGGAGAAGGCGGTTTTGGTCCTCTTTATCGGGCTCTTGGCGGCGGCCACGGGTCTGGCCTATTGGGGTCTGGTGGCGTTGTGGCAGGACCTGCCCGACCTTCGAGCCAGTTGGCCGACGTACATGGGCCGGGCCGAGGAGGCCATGCGTAAAATCCAAGCGTCGCTGGAGTTCGAGTGGCCCTATTTTCAACGAACCAAAATTCTGGAACGGACGATCACCGATTCCATGGCGTGGGTCCAGCTCAACCTTTGGCATTCACCGACGGTGGTCACCTCGGTTCTGGTTTTTTTGGTGAACGTGTTTCTGGCGCCTTTCATCGCGTTCTTTTTCCTTCGCGGCGGATCCCGCGCGGCCCAGATGGCGTTGGACGCTTGCCCGGGTTCCTGGGTGGAACGCTTCTTGAGCCTGCTCAATAAGTTCGGGGAGGTTTTGGGAAACTACACGCGCGGCGTGATCTTTGAGTCCTTCCTGGTGGGCGTTCTTTCGGTGGCGGGTCTCCAGTGGCTGGGACTGAACTACGCGGCCCTGATCGGGATTTCCACGGGCGTGGCCAACATGATCCCTTTTTTCGGGCCCGTTCTCGGGGGGGCGTTGGGGGTGGCGGCGGCGGTTTTTCAGTTTTCCAACATGACCGTGGCTCTCCGGGTGGTGGTGCTGTTCATCGTCGTCCACTACATCGACAGTTGGATCCTCCAACCCCTGATCATGAAACGGGCCGTCAATTTGAACCCCGTCACCGTGGTTTTCGCTTTGATGTGCGGGGCCAAGTTGGGCGGCGTGTGGGGCTTGGTGTTCGCGGTCCCCGTGGCCGGTTTGGTCAAGGAAGCCAGCGCGGTGTTCTACGTGTGGTATCGGGCGGAACGCGGCCTGATCGTTCCCTCGAAAGACATTGCCCTGGCCGCCGCCAAACCCTGGATCGTTTAG
- the rpmE gene encoding 50S ribosomal protein L31 has protein sequence MKDGIHPLYQQVTVVCACGNTWETRSTAKQIRLEICSNCHPFYTGRQKLMDTAGRVERFEKRYAETGGKTVARKPAKKKAAPAVKPAAKKAAKVLTSTPKPGTKAKTGKPEKPAKTEKVSAKA, from the coding sequence ATGAAAGATGGGATCCACCCCTTGTATCAACAAGTCACCGTCGTTTGCGCCTGCGGGAACACCTGGGAAACCCGCTCCACGGCGAAGCAGATCCGTTTGGAAATTTGTTCCAACTGCCATCCGTTCTACACCGGGCGGCAAAAACTGATGGACACCGCGGGCCGCGTCGAGCGCTTTGAGAAGCGTTACGCCGAGACCGGCGGCAAGACCGTCGCCCGCAAGCCCGCGAAAAAGAAAGCGGCCCCCGCGGTCAAACCAGCCGCCAAAAAAGCCGCCAAGGTCCTCACCAGCACTCCGAAACCGGGGACCAAGGCCAAAACCGGAAAGCCCGAGAAACCGGCCAAGACCGAAAAAGTGTCCGCCAAGGCGTAA
- a CDS encoding transglycosylase SLT domain-containing protein, whose translation MRRRSWLVVSAAALVQGLGGAQEPAGSSSPVAGAVFSSTAPSSDTLGTPLPATNLEEKPSWLLRAEKNMADGVAAETAGDLRSAHRKYAKALKLIAEGADDVTLLSLRPQISELMGLAGQGAGPEIPIAAIPPPAVNDPVRVLDLSASLPRTSTHSYSFRINAEDPLVKRYVELYTGPLRGRTQEAFDRMSRYLEMVNRTIEEEQMPKELAYLPVVESEYQPFAVSPAGAVGLWQFMSSTAKFAGLKINYWIDERRDPDKSTRAAMKTLKSLYDWFDDWSLALAAYNRGLYGIQRDLEFTRSTNFSLLSSRQGVPVETEHYVPKLMALVLIGENPAAHGFRAPSSGRSPKPDTVILEKPLDLKVAAACARTTEAVIRELNPSLRLWVTPNNEPNFALKVPPGSKTLFLEELAKVKDWTPSPGFVRYTVQKGDILGRIAKRYRTTSEAIQRENKIANPNRLRPGDKLVIRPGRGFKGE comes from the coding sequence GTGAGACGTCGTTCGTGGCTGGTTGTCTCGGCAGCGGCTCTCGTCCAGGGCCTCGGGGGGGCCCAGGAACCCGCGGGTTCTTCCTCTCCCGTCGCCGGGGCGGTCTTTTCATCCACCGCGCCTTCGTCGGACACGCTCGGGACCCCGCTTCCGGCGACGAACCTGGAGGAAAAACCTTCCTGGCTCCTGCGCGCCGAAAAAAACATGGCGGACGGCGTGGCGGCCGAAACCGCGGGCGACCTCCGCTCGGCCCACCGAAAATACGCCAAGGCGTTGAAACTGATCGCCGAAGGAGCCGATGACGTGACGCTCCTGAGCCTGAGGCCGCAAATTTCGGAGCTCATGGGCCTCGCGGGCCAGGGCGCGGGCCCCGAAATTCCGATCGCCGCCATTCCCCCGCCGGCCGTAAACGACCCGGTTCGAGTGCTGGACCTCTCGGCGTCCCTGCCTCGTACGTCCACCCATTCCTATTCCTTTCGGATCAACGCGGAGGATCCTCTCGTCAAACGGTATGTTGAACTTTATACCGGACCCCTGCGCGGTCGGACCCAGGAGGCTTTTGACCGAATGAGCCGGTATCTGGAAATGGTGAACCGGACGATTGAAGAAGAACAGATGCCGAAGGAACTCGCCTACCTCCCGGTGGTGGAAAGCGAATATCAGCCGTTCGCGGTGTCGCCGGCGGGGGCCGTGGGTCTGTGGCAGTTCATGAGTTCCACGGCGAAATTTGCCGGGCTCAAAATTAACTATTGGATCGACGAGCGGAGGGATCCCGATAAATCCACCCGGGCGGCCATGAAAACCTTAAAGAGCCTTTACGATTGGTTCGACGACTGGTCCCTGGCTTTGGCCGCCTACAACCGGGGTTTATACGGCATCCAACGGGATTTGGAGTTCACTCGGTCGACAAATTTTTCCCTCCTCTCCAGCCGGCAGGGCGTTCCCGTGGAGACGGAGCACTATGTGCCGAAGCTGATGGCCCTCGTCCTGATCGGCGAGAACCCGGCGGCCCATGGGTTTCGGGCTCCTTCCTCGGGGCGCTCTCCGAAACCCGACACGGTGATTCTTGAAAAACCTTTGGACCTAAAAGTGGCGGCGGCCTGCGCGCGGACCACCGAGGCGGTCATCCGGGAACTCAATCCTTCGTTGCGTTTGTGGGTGACGCCGAACAACGAACCGAATTTCGCTTTGAAGGTCCCCCCGGGATCCAAGACCCTGTTTTTGGAAGAACTGGCCAAGGTGAAGGATTGGACGCCTTCGCCGGGTTTCGTCCGCTACACCGTCCAGAAAGGCGACATTTTGGGCCGTATCGCGAAACGTTACCGGACCACGTCGGAGGCGATCCAGCGGGAAAACAAGATCGCTAACCCCAACCGTCTTCGACCCGGAGATAAACTGGTCATCCGACCCGGCCGCGGATTCAAAGGAGAATAA
- the purN gene encoding phosphoribosylglycinamide formyltransferase, producing MPEAELGIGVLASGGGSNFESLARACRDARIPGAAVRLLIVNKAGVGALDRAARLGIEAMVLSPKDFATREVYFERIARELESRGVRLVCLAGFLLKVEPLLVHRFPGRMVNIHPALLPKYGGRGMFGHHVHEAVLNAGDAESGCTVHGVDEEFDHGPVLAQARVPVLPGDTAETLAARVLKEEHRIYPEAVRDLVLRLKKEIA from the coding sequence GTGCCTGAGGCGGAGCTGGGGATCGGCGTTCTGGCTTCCGGCGGAGGATCGAATTTTGAGTCGTTGGCCCGCGCCTGCCGGGACGCCCGGATCCCCGGAGCCGCGGTCCGGCTCCTCATCGTCAACAAAGCGGGGGTCGGCGCCCTGGATCGCGCGGCGCGCCTGGGGATCGAGGCCATGGTTCTGAGTCCGAAGGATTTCGCGACCCGCGAAGTTTACTTTGAGCGGATCGCCCGGGAACTGGAGTCCCGGGGCGTTCGGTTGGTCTGCCTGGCGGGGTTTCTCCTGAAAGTCGAGCCTCTTCTGGTCCATCGTTTTCCGGGGCGGATGGTGAACATTCATCCGGCGCTTTTGCCAAAATATGGAGGCCGGGGGATGTTCGGGCACCATGTCCACGAGGCGGTGTTGAACGCGGGCGACGCCGAATCCGGTTGCACCGTGCATGGGGTGGACGAAGAGTTCGACCACGGCCCGGTCCTGGCCCAGGCGCGGGTGCCCGTCCTTCCCGGCGACACGGCGGAGACCCTGGCCGCCCGCGTGCTGAAAGAGGAACATCGAATTTATCCGGAGGCGGTCCGCGACCTGGTCCTTCGACTGAAAAAGGAGATCGCATGA